One part of the Raphanus sativus cultivar WK10039 chromosome 7, ASM80110v3, whole genome shotgun sequence genome encodes these proteins:
- the LOC108814361 gene encoding uncharacterized protein LOC108814361 yields the protein MVDQTTDVVVHVSSCGGNIFRPDNLLTPEASRPTHLSAPAPEKKLTLFALRLAVLEKIASRLGSLGFVWATVVLLGGFAASLETSDFWFVTVILVVEGARIFSRSHELEMQHQSKYTISGINTFRLLVRQVIRIFHQAAQVTGNNDRQSVQETKTEQRTSRQIERSRTWTCSDVPMLPYTGWVFVSRNVSRVCYWLQIASAFASIIISMIKVIRQDYGGDELKSGSTNLHSALTLFYSLALAEALLFLVEKAYWEWMISVYKILDKVNQECGLERSGTDSVRRFFYNAYSMCLNGSIFDGLKMDMVVFAMDLLVSNSPDEQLIGAEILYRFSTNEDYSVDTLQKIGTNLEIIERLVEMLNWRSKNQEVMRMSSAEILSRLASKKQNSLRVAGIPGAIESISSIFDSTRDSGEATDEIGENSINQTDRWTFNNLGLLILKRLARDHDNCVKIGKTKGLLSKIVDFTYAEKRLLKDPNLAAAESNKILAVKRSLKLLRKLVKTTGATGRNLRRDISGIVFTVSNIRETLRHGKKQPGLQKLCAEILTSLALDEGATEKIGGTGGVLNGLLCIFLNDDIPGNQTSGVRDSVGETIAMLAQGSQSNCQRMLRLDVLQGLVEALNNPLIQSNAARILRNLCAYTDPNQVEEHLKEVKSAGATVSLYDLGVQELVRYNASSSLNVILSLQVLKAIKSEQSKPQEVMVGLAPHIFRLMSAEESREMFEEAGVSKEELATVGMKTFVKMEKVFRVFEEKETL from the exons ATGGTTGATCAAACTACGGATGTGGTTGTACATGTCAGTTCTTGTGGAGGAAATATTTTCCGACCAGACAACTTATTGACCCCAGAAGCTAGTAGACCGACACACTTGTCAGCTCCTGCGCCGGAGAAAAAACTAACTCTTTTTGCCTTACGACTTGCTGTTCTTGAGAAG ATTGCTTCACGATTGGGATCTTTAGGATTCGTATGGGCCACGGTTGTTCTTCTTGGTGGTTTCGCTGCTAGTTTAGAGACATCAGATTTTTGGTTTGTTACTGTGATTCTTGTTGTCGAAGGAGCTCGAATTTTCAGCAGAAGCCATGAGCTTGAAATGCAGCATCAGTCTAAGTACACAATCTCAGGAATCAACACCTTCCGGTTACTTGTCAGACAAGTTATCAGAATATTCCACCAGGCGGCTCAGGTTACTGGGAACAACGATAGACAATCGGTTCAGGAAACGAAAACAGAGCAGAGGACTTCGAGGCAGATTGAGCGGAGTAGGACATGGACATGCTCAGATGTTCCTATGTTGCCTTATACAGGATGGGTTTTTGTTTCAAGAAACGTGAGTAGAGTCTGCTACTGGCTCCAGATTGCTTCTGCTTTCGCTAGCATTATCATCTCCATGATCAAGGTTATCAGGCAAGATTATGGAGGCGACGAATTGAAATCCGGAAGCACCAATCTTCACTCTGCTTTAACTCTCTTCTACTCTCTAGCGCTGGCTGAGGCTCTTCTCTTTCTTGTTGAAAAAGCTTACTGGGAGTGGATGATCAGCGTTTACAAGATTCTTGATAAAGTGAATCAAGAATGCGGTCTCGAGAGATCTGGAACTGATTCAGTGAGAAGATTCTTCTACAATGCTTACTCAATGTGTCTAAATGGGAGCATCTTTGACGGATTGAAGATGGATATGGTAGTTTTCGCCATGGATCTTTTGGTGTCGAATTCTCCTGATGAGCAGCTCATTGGAGCAGAGATTCTCTATAGATTCTCAACAAACGAAGACTATTCGGTTGATACTCTGCAGAAGATTGGGACTAACCTGGAGATCATAGAGAGGTTAGTTGAGATGTTGAACTGGAGAAGCAAGAATCAAGAAGTTATGAGAATGTCATCTGCAGAGATTCTCTCAAGATTAGCTAGTAAGAAGCAAAACTCTCTGAGAGTTGCAGGGATCCCTGGAGCTATTGAGTCCATATCTTCTATTTTTGATAGCACTAGAGACTCGGGTGAAGCCACAGATGAGATTGGAGAAAACAGTATCAATCAAACCGATCGCTGGACGTTCAACAATCTTGGATTGTTGATTCTGAAAAGGCTTGCCAGAGATCATGATAACTGTGTGAAGATTGGGAAAACAAAAGGGTTGCTTTCAAAGATCGTCGACTTCACTTATGCTGAGAAGAGGTTGCTGAAAGATCCAAATCTTGCGGCTGCGGAGTCTAATAAGATCTTGGCTGTGAAACGGTCTTTGAAGCTGTTAAGGAAGCTGGTGAAAACAACGGGTGCAACAGGGAGAAACTTGAGGAGAGATATCTCTGGGATTGTCTTCACAGTAAGCAACATTAGGGAAACATTACGGCATGGAAAGAAGCAGCCTGGTTTGCAGAAGCTTTGTGCAGAGATCTTGACTTCCCTTGCGCTTGACGAAGGTGCAACTGAGAAAATTGGCGGCACAGGCGGGGTTCTAAATGGACTTCTCTGCATATTCTTGAATGATGATATTCCAGGGAATCAGACTAGTGGCGTGAGAGACTCTGTTGGTGAGACTATAGCAATGCTAGCTCAAGGAAGCCAAAGCAATTGCCAACGGATGTTGAGATTAGATGTTCTTCAGGGCCTTGTTGAGGCGTTGAACAACCCGTTGATTCAGTCAAATGCAGCGAGAATCTTGAGGAATCTATGTGCATATACAGATCCAAATCAAGTTGAGGAACATCTGAAGGAAGTTAAATCTGCAGGAGCAACAGTAAGTCTTTATGATCTTGGGGTCCAGGAGTTGGTTAGATACAATGCATCATCATCACTAAATGTTATCTTGTCCCTACAGGTTCTTAAGGCAATAAAGTCTGAACagagcaaacctcaagaagttATGGTGGGATTAGCACCGCACATTTTCAGGTTAATGAGTGCTGAAGAATCAAGAGAAATGTTCGAGGAAGCGGGAGTAAGCAAGGAAGAACTAGCCACTGTTGGAATGAAAACCTTTGTTAAGATGGAGAAAGTGTTTAGAGTGTttgaagagaaagaaactttgtga